The following nucleotide sequence is from Rhodothermales bacterium.
AGGTGCGCGACGCCACCCGCGAAAGCGCGCGCAACCTGCGGACCGTCCTCTGGAAGTACATCCGCCGGCATCTCCCCGAACGCGTCGAAACCCCCACCCGGTTTCCCGAGCCGCCAAGACAAACCGGTAGCCAGGCGGCCATCCTGCCCATCCTTCGGCTCGTCCCGTGGCTGCTGGGAGTCCTGTTCGGAATCTCCTTTTTCTGGGATTTTAATGGGATGAGCGCCACCCTCGCCGGCGTGCCGTTTCAATTCGACGGGCTCCTGCGGATCCTGGCGGTGAGCGGGCTCATCGGCTTCCTCACGAACTGGCTGGCGATCACGATGTTGTTCCACCCCCGCCAGCGCCGGCCGCTGTTGGGGCAGGGCCTCATCCCCGCCCAGCGCGAGCGGGTCATCTACCGCCTGGCGTCGACGGTCTCCGAGGAGTTGATCAATGCGGACATCATCAAAAAGAGGATCGAGGAGAGTGGCATCATCGGTCGCTACCGCGACATGGCCTTCGACGTGACGCGCGGCGTGGTCGAGGACCCCGAGTTTCGACGGGAGATCAAGGGCGTCGCGGCCGAATACATCGAACAGGTGGTGGGGTCGGAAGAGGTACGCCGCAAGATTGTCTCCTTTATTAT
It contains:
- a CDS encoding DUF445 family protein — translated: MTDDPTLPIDGASPPVTPATLREAGLPEVSALPEVRDATRESARNLRTVLWKYIRRHLPERVETPTRFPEPPRQTGSQAAILPILRLVPWLLGVLFGISFFWDFNGMSATLAGVPFQFDGLLRILAVSGLIGFLTNWLAITMLFHPRQRRPLLGQGLIPAQRERVIYRLASTVSEELINADIIKKRIEESGIIGRYRDMAFDVTRGVVEDPEFRREIKGVAAEYIEQVVGSEEVRRKIVSFIIQKIEEHAGGLGGIALKTYRFLGEQDFQRRIDEAVSKLPTSIDSALDQFDGLLDAIPAKIQARSEDIEDAVTKMVLSFVENLDVYSIVATNMQAYDERRLEELMIRATNEQLNYIKYLGGVLGSIGGLVIWEPLAAMTVLGALGVLIVGLDRLLMGRPQAG